The window NNNNNNNNNNNNNNNNNNNNNNNNNNNNNNNNNNNNNNNNNNNNNNNNNNNNNNNNNNNNNNNNNNNNNNNNNNNNNNNNNNNNNNNNNNNNNNNNNNNNNNNNNNNNNNNNNNNNNNNNNNNNNNNNNNNNNNNNNNNNNNNNNNNNNNNNNNNNNNNNNNNNNNNNNNNNNNNNNNNNNNNNNNNNNNNNNNNNNNNNNNNNNNNNNNNNNNNNNNNNNNNNNNNNNNNNNNNNNNNNNNNNNNNNNNNNNNNNNNNNNNNNNNNNNNNNNNNNNNNNNNNNNNNNNNNNNNNNNNNNNNNNNNNNNNNNNNNNNNNNNNNNNNNNNNNNNNNNNNNNNNNNNNNNNNNNNNNNNNNNNNNNNNNNNNNNNNNNNNNNNNNNNNNNNNNNNNNNNNNNNNNNNNNNNNNNNNNNNNNNNNNNNNNNNNNNNNNNNNNNNNNNNNNNNNNNNNNNNNNNNNNNNNNNNNNNNNNNNNNNNNNNNNNNNNNNNNNNNNNNNNNNNNNNNNNNNNNNNNNNNNNNNNNNNNNNNNNNNNNNNNNNNNNNNNNNNNNNNNNNNNNNNNNNNNNNNNNNNNNNNNNNNNNNNNNNNNNNNNNNNNNNNNNNNNNNNNNNNNNNNNNNNNNNNNNNNNNNNNNNNNNNNNNNNNNNNNNNNNNNNNNNNNNNNNNNNNNNNNNNNNNNNNNNNNNNNNNNNNNNNNNNNNNNNNNNNNNNNNNNNNNNNNNNNNNNNNNNNNNNNNNNNNNNNNNNNNNNNNNNNNNNNNNNNNNNNNNNNNNNNNNNNNNNNNNNNNNNNNNNNNNNNNNNNNNNNNNNNNNNNNNNNNNNNNNNNNNNNNNNNNNNNNNNNNNNNNNNNNNNNNNNNNNNNNNNNNNNNNNNNNNNNNNNNNNNNNNNNNNNNNNNNNNNNNNNNNNNNNNNNNNNNNNNNNNNNNNNNNNNNNNNNNNNNNNNNNNNNNNNNNNNNNNNNNNNNNNNNNNNNNNNNNNNNNNNNNNNNNNNNNNNNNNNNNNNNNNNNNNNNNNNNNNNNNNNNNNNNNNNNNNNNNNNNNNNNNNNNNNNNNNNNNNNNNNNNNNNNNNNNNNNNNNNNNNNNNNNNNNNNNNNNNNNNNNNNNNNNNNNNNNNNNNNNNNNNNNNNNNNNNNNNNNNNNNNNNNNNNNNNNNNNNNNNNNNNNNNNNNNNNNNNNNNNNNNNNNNNNNNNNNNNNNNNNNNNNNNNNNNNNNNNNNNNNNNNNNNNNNNNNNNNNNNNNNNNNNNNNNNNNNNNNNNNNNNNNNNNNNNNNNNNNNNNNNNNNNNNNNNNNNNNNNNNNNNNNNNNNNNNNNNNNNNNNNNNNNNNNNNNNNNNNNNNNNNNNNNNNNNNNNNNNNNNNNNNNNNNNNNNNNNNNNNNNNNNNNNNNNNNNNNNNNNNNNNNNNNNNNNNNNNNNNNNNNNNNNNNNNNNNNNNNNNNNNNNNNNNNNNNNNNNNNNNNNNNNNNNNNNNNNNNNNNNNNNNNNNNNNNNNNNNNNNNNNNNNNNNNNNNNNNNNNNNNNNNNNNNNNNNNNNNNNNNNNNNNNNNNNNNNNNNNNNNNNNNNNNNNNNNNNNNNNNNNNNNNNNNNNNNNNNNNNNNNNNNNNNNNNNNNNNNNNNNNNNNNNNNNNNNNNNNNNNNNNNNNNNNNNNNNNNNNNNNNNNNNNNNNNNNNNNNNNNNNNNNNNNNNNNNNNNNNNNNNNNNNNNNNNNNNNNNNNNNNNNNNNNNNNNNNNNNNNNNNNNNNNNNNNNNNNNNNNNNNNNNNNNNNNNNNNNNNNNNNNNNNNNNNNNNNNNNNNNNNNNNNNNNNNNNNNNNNNNNNNNNNNNNNNNNNNNNNNNNNNNNNNNNNNNNNNNNNNNNNNNNNNNNNNNNNNNNNNNNNNNNNNNNNNNNNNNNNNNNNNNNNNNNNNNNNNNNNNNNNNNNNNNNNNNNNNNNNNNNNNNNNNNNNNNNNNNNNNNNNNNNNNNNNNNNNNNNNNNNNNNNNNNNNNNNNNNNNNNNNNNNNNNNNNNNNNNNNNNNNNNNNNNNNNNNNNNNNNNNNNNNNNNNNNNNNNNNNNNNNNNNNNNNNNNNNNNNNNNNNNNNNNNNNNNNNNNNNNNNNNNNNNNNNNNNNNNNNNNNNNNNNNNNNNNNNNNNNNNNNNNNNNNNNNNNNNNNNNNNNNNNNNNNNNNNNNNNNNNNNNNNNNNNNNNNNNNNNNNNNNNNNNNNNNNNNNNNNNNNNNNNNNNNNNNNNNNNNNNNNNNNNNNNNNNNNNNNNNNNNNNNNNNNNNNNNNNNNNNNNNNNNNNNNNNNNNNNNNNNNNNNNNNNNNNNNNNNNNNNNNNNNNNNNNCATACGGGAGAAAAAGTCAGAATAGTTGGAGGTTGAGTGGTGGGGTACGGCGACGATGTATCGGCCACCACCACAATGGGTAGATGAATATTGGcccattatttaatatttaaatgagaTAAGAGGGAACGAGAGATCTAGTGATTGGAAATCGAAAAGTTTGAAGATCCGGGAATAAGAGGAAAAAGGAGGATTTTAATAGGAAGAAGAGGGAAGAGAGAGTGAGATTTGTAATGGAGGGATAGTGTTATGTATCGTTTTTTTCGAGGGAGTAACTGAAAGTtgataaacaattacacatagcTCAAATCCAGATTTCTCAATACTGAAGATCcaataataatcatgtcatcttttgatttttattggcTCAAATGTATTCAGAGTAACAAGAAAGTCATTGGCACATCCTAGACAAATGTCACATCGACAAAACACATGGAAGACATTGATTGTTAGtatataaagaagctgttggtttTTTAAAGAAAGATGGGGCAGCGAAAAGGGGATTAAAATGACTCTCTTTGGATTTAAATGACTTTCAAGCTTTCAATGAGCTTTCAacagtttcaataattttattaagcATTGAGGGGCTTTAAATAGTCAACATAAGACAAAAAATCagcataatttaaaattcaaaacaccCTAAAATACCTCAACAACTAAACAAACTAACAACAtagttaaaattcaaaatttaaatttatcctaatctaaataatttattttattaaaaaactaGTGTAGTAACTTAAAGCAATTTTGTAACAGAAGCGAGCCTTAGAACCTTGTGGCACATTTTAAAGTCGTGTGAgtctaattatccaaaaccaaaaGCCAACACActggaaaaaaaaaggaaacaacagGAGTATATCAATTGCTATTTGAGATGAACTAAAAATCTTCCAAGTAAGGACGGTTGATGTATTGAACTCACCTGATCGCCTTGGTCCAATCATTTGGATGTTTGGGTGATTTGAACCTCCTGAACTGCAGTTGCTTCGTAGACCTCGCTTTGCGGCTCGAGCAAGGGCAGTTGGATTTGGCGACTAGACCGTTCCTGTTGCATGCTCAATCAAGAGCTCAATTGGTTCGGATGATCTACTTCAGTACAGATCTCTTCGTGCATATTCTGTCCAAGGCGTCTGCCTAATGTAGCAAAAATTCAATAGTAGGTAAAACCAACCGAAACCCCTGCTTTTGCCAGCATGACAGTGAGGAGTCAATTGAATTATCAAAGCATCGGTTGCATCCACTTGTGACCTTCGACCGCCTTGACACCTTAATAGCAAGGCACCCCCCCTATTCCACAAGCAAGTGGATATCAGGAGGGTCGGGAACCTCAATGGGAAGCCTTTCACCACATCGCATGATTCCTGAATAGCCATACCGAGGAATTCTACCACACTCCGTGCACTATGGTTGTTGATCCTGTAGAGTCTTACCTATAGGTTCACGCTAGAATGTCCCGAATATTGTCAAAAATTTCACACAAAAGAGAAGCACTGAGGTGATTGTTTTTTCAATGGAGAATGTTAGCACGACTTTCCTTTCACCAGCTGAGCTAACAACATGTTGTTACCAAAATCctgaacaagaaaaaaaaggagtTAAAACTTGCCATTAGTTGAATGCAAGATATTTCATTGTTCTGATTCTTTTAGATGTTAAATTATCTGGAAACAATCTCTTGTATTTTTGACATACTGGAACTAAAATTTTCTTCCACATGTACCTATTAGAGACACTGCATTTCTGGAGGACAATAAGATTCTACGCGTTAACCAAAGCACAAGATTCTACGCGTTACCAAAGTTTCTGGAGATGCAAGATATTACCttttatttgtcaattttcatGCTAATCTGAAGATGCTCTCTTGGCTTCAGTGGCAATAGACGCTACACGCTGCTCTACAAGATTTAACTACGGAAAAGATTTAACTCTAATTAAACATTACAGGTATTCCCGATCACGATTGGAGATTACGTCAATGATATATATGCAGCTCAGAGATTTAACAACTCCTACAATGACAACCAACTGTCAAGTTAATAGGCAAGCAAAGGAGAATTCCATTGAAATAACTGTTAAGTTATCTAGACATTAATGAAAGTACAagcaatttttgaaaaaaaatcttgcCAAAGACCCAAattctcaaaatctagaaaaaataataatttttgcgTGAAATTACAGTTTTCGGGtactttaaaaacttagaattTACCTTGaacttttatgtattttttaaaaactcCACTAATGACTCCTCCCAACTATAATTGTTCCAACTGTTTCATTCTTGTCAAATAAATAGTTGTTAAAGCTTATAAGCTTATAgtttatgactttcttgagaaAAAGTGAAATATGTTTTCCAAAGGCAAGACTTTACCCAAAACTTCACCCAATAACTTAACGAGGGAAAATAATTAACACACAAGCAACGGGGAGCAAGCAAAACTAAAAAGCTACTGGgtaaaaagaaaaacttacaTCTGTGGGaacatcttttttatttaatcatCACAGACATTCTGATTCCTCCTGAAATATTGTAACACCGATATATATTTCAGGAATATGAGCAATTTCTGGCCAGTACTCCCCCTTATCAAATTCTACTAGTGGTTTGAGCAATGGGCAGTTGTGAATAGATAGTTTAGAGAGGAAAGGACTCTATTTCTGGACAATAATACAGTTTCAGATCCTTAAGAGATGGAAGGAGTTCCTGCATACGTTCTGGCAGCCGCTTCAGATTTTTGCATCTGGAAATCCACAATGACGTCATCTGGGTGCCACGTATTTCCAGATTCTCACAACCCCAAAAGTTGAGTGTTTTGGCAACTCTCTATCCTCAGATAGCGTGCTGTTGGGACCAACTCAGGTGATGATATAGAATCACATTCATCCAGATCCAATACCTCCAGAAACATGTCAGAAATCATCCTACTACGATCTGGTGCCTCCAATTTCAATTTCCGGCAACCATATATCCTTATTTCCTTCAAGGTACTCGGCAGAGTGCTAATAGGCAAGGAGGTAAGAGAGTTGCAATCAATAATAACTAATACCTCAATCTGCTTCATTCCCTCAAGTTGGGAGGTAAACTGTTCAGCTTCATCAAAGACAACTCCAGCCTTGGGAGAATGAGAAACTATAAAGATTTTTAGACTTGAAAGTTGGATGGGCGTCTCCAAATTGAGTTCAGGACATCTTGAAATAATCAATTCTGTCAGCGAACAAAGATTCTTGGGGAACTTCCCAACCAACTTGGGGCAATCTTCAATCGAAAGGTCCTGAAGTGCAGGAAACTCTCCATTCCCTAGTACGTGCCACTGCTTCCACTCAGGCATCTCTGCAAATTCAAGCTTCTCAAGAGAGTTAAAAGGTTTATTGGAGGACGAACTACCATAGAATTCTTCCATCACCTCTGTTATTCGATGCATCTTTCTAATGGAAAGGAATTTCAAACAAGGAAGTTGTCCTAGCGCTGGCAAGGAAAAACAGTCCTTGCAGTTGCTAAGAGACAATTGTACTAGCAGCTTAAGAAACGAATCATCAGCTAGCCAATTTGGAAATTGCGTCCCTCTATATCCGGAGATTTGGAGTTCTTTTATGTTTGTGTGTGGGCATAGCTCATCAAGTATGTCTCTTTCAGTTTGTGAATTGCCGGCAATACTTCCACTCCACTTCAAGTATAACTTCTCAACACtattcttctccctcatctttGCCTTCTGTGCTTCCCTTCTATCAACCACATTTTCCAACTCTAAAACTGACAGAGATTCATACAAGTAAGATGCTTCACCCAAATCTTCCATTCTCCAACCACCTAGAAGAAACTTGGCTCCCACTAGCACTTGGAGGCTTTTCAACTTGCTCAGATGTAGCGGCATCTTCAAGCGAGAAGTGTCGCTTATGTCAAGGTGCCGCAAGTTGATTAGCTTTTCCATCTGTGGCGGTAGCTCCTCAAGATCATCACAAGATGACAGGAGAAGTGTCTCCAAGTTATACAATGCACAGATAGAATCCGGTAACTTTTTAATCTCTGTCCGAGAAAGGTCCAAAAATCTGAGGAGCTTTAATTTGATAAACAAAGCATATGGCAACTCCACAATCACATAACCTGACAATGATAATGCTCTTAAGGATCTTAGACTTGGCAGTATGTTATGCAGCACCCTCTTGCTTAGCCTAGGGTGGAAAAGGCGCTGGATAGAGATTGGAAGCAATGTCCTCAGCTGCTCCGACTTAGAGAGCGGTTTTAATTTCTCAAAGTCACCACCTTCCCCCATTGAATACGACATATGCCGACTTTGTTCCAACATATGAGATCCTTGGGACTCTTCCAACCTGACGCACAGTTTGGAAGATGCAGTTTGGGCCAAATCATTGACAAGATCATGCATTAAGAATTTCCCTCCATCTCTTTCAGAAGACTCTGGGACTCTTTCGAACAATGATCTTGATCTCAACTCATTAAAGTATTGGTTGCCTAAATCTTGAATTCTTTTATCTCCCTGTTGTTCTACAAGACCATTAGCAATCCACAGATGAATAACTTGTTCTTTCCTAAATGGATAATCTTTAGGAAATATTGCACAAAAGGAAAAACATGGCTTTAAGTGTGGGGGAAGTTCATTGTAGCTCAACATCAACGCTGGTAGTATGTCATTGTTTGGCAGCTCCCATATTTCACTTTTCAAAATACGTCTCCACCCTTCAATTTCTGATTTGGAGCGTAACATGCCAGCGAGCGTCTTCAGAGCTAAGGGCAGTCCTTTGCACTTAGCTGCAATTTGTTTTCCGACCTCTGCAAGTTCCGCATGTCCCATAGGATCCCCATTTTCTAATGAATGTCGTCTGAATAAAGCCCAAGAGTCTTCATCAGACAGAGTCCCCACGTAGATTGCCCCACTACCGATCATCAAGGCAACACTCTCTTTACGTGTCGTCACAATGATCTTACTTCCAATGTCTCCGTGAACAAAAATATTCCTCAAGTCATCCCACTCGTTGTAGTTGTCACTCCACACATCATCCAGAACAATGAGAAACCTTTTTCCATTTAGTTTTTCCTTCAATTTGACTTGTAACCGATTAAGATTATTGTCATCCTTTAAGTCAAATGAGCCCATATCTTGAAGTAACCCTTTTGTTATTCTGCAAGCATCATATGGCTCAGACACACAAAACCAAGCTGTCAAATTAAAATGGCTCTGCACCTTCTCATCACTGTAAGCAGCTTTAGCAAGTGTTGTCTTGCCCATGCCCCCCATTCCAACAATAGGGACAACGGTGAGATTTTTTTCACTTGCCTCCTTAGATGTTAAACGGTCAATCAATTCCTTCTTTTCATGCTGCCTACCAAAGACATCAGATTCAACCACAGAAGTTGAAGTTCTAGTTTCTAGTTTCTTACCTGAACCGAAATACCTCTGTAAGCCAAGGCGACCAATTTGCTTTTCCAACTCCTCCAAACTTTTAATGGTTCCTTCCAACTTCTCctttatattaagaaaaaaatcatcactCGAGCGCCGTCCACCTAAAGCCTCTGAAAAAAGTCGAAATACTTGCTGGTTGCTTGTTTCAGCAAGATTTTGATGATGACCTTCCACCTGAAGCCTCAAAGCCTCATAATTGACTTCTTCCATTAAGTTTTCAGCAGAGTCCACAGCACTCTGAAGCTTATTAAGCCACTGCCCCATGAGTGGATCTGATGCCTGCTTATTCTCTGCATCACTCAGGAAAATCTGAAGACCAAGCAAAATGGCCTCCAACTTCTCTAAAAGCCCAACATCGTACTTATGTTTCTGAAACATCTTGAGCAGATCACCATGAGGAGCAAGCCTATCAAAGAGAGCATTCAAAGCTGAAGAGAGAAATGCACCACCAACTGCTAAGCCAATATCCATTTCTGAAATCTACAAAGCAAAACAAGGAAccacaaaaataattttgaacaAGCCAATATCCATCTCTCCCTCTCTTTTGCTAGTGTTCTGACTTGTAATTTTGAACAACTATGTTTGCTACTATTAACTATAATCTACTATTACCAAAAAGTTTGACTTTTCATCCAAGAAGAAGACGAACACTTCATAATAAAGTGTTTTTTTGACTATTCATCACTTTTTGAGGCAAGAGAGGAAGGATACTTGTGGGTGTAATAAAGTGATGTAAGCTCATTTTGTCACATCATGCATTTCACTTAATGTGTAGAGACAGAATTCCTTGAAGAAGCACATTAGCagttgtagtatgtgtttacggAGATAATAATAGGTATTTACAAATTATAATAACCTTGATAAAGTCTCTACCATAATTAAGCTTTACTGTACCCATTAATTGCTAAAGTAATAAACACAAGCATGGTATAGGAAAGGTGTGTGTTGATCAACAAAATACTTCCTCCATTCCAATTTATAAGTgtcttgtttttgttttgtggTCTGTTCCAAAAAAAGTATTTCTTTCTATGAGCCCATTTGgccataatttttattttttttttacttttgcgaaaaaaaaaaatttcactttatgtcaaatacaactccaagttgatatttggccatgagaatttcaaatataacttcaagttgtatttggaaaaatgaaaaataaaaaagagttgttttcacttttttccatcttccttttctcacaaaaatttaaaaacaacttcAATTATATTTATGGACAAACAAAACTCCAATTCCaatttcaacttcaacttcacctcaaactccaacttcaatttttttaattttcatggtcaaatgcCACTATATTTAGTTAGTTTTTCAATTCCAACATTCTACGTTAAAAGCTTAAGATCATAAGATTTAAAAGACTAAACACatatttaatttaagatcataaacttcaaaagtttccttttatttttaaacatcaTGATTGGGTTCGAAACCAAGGGGACGTCATGCAGAAGCTAaaagtttgcaaatcataaaGATGATGAATCCgatgacaaaaaaaaatactaaaaacatattattaatattgttTGGTCAAACAACCTTAAAACTAATATCGaaaacataaaatctattggAATAAGACTCTCCGACGATTGTGTTATGACAGGAGAAGTGAGTACAAAATCCTTAAAAAGAATAAACCTAACAATGAAGAGATCTTTTCcaataaggaaatttttttgcACAAAATAGATAATGCTGATGCAAGTATTAATAATGCTGGTATTAATTATGTGGATATtatttcttatgcagtgtttagtttggtttgatgtaataaaaataatatatacttaaataaattttataaaatgaaaaatggCTCGGTGGACCCTTGTACCATGTCCGTTTTATAATGGGGATaattctacttacatgtttgttatcTGGACCTTtaaacccactaaaaaataatatttgaaatccCTTGACTGTTGACCAGACCTACGAGGCATTAAAATAGCTGAGTAGAATGAAACGCGAGCAGACACGCGCCTAGGGTATGAGCgggggtcaatttttgatcaattttatattaaaataattttaaaaaaaattaaaagtcccCCAACAACagcttttttaatttaaatatatttttaaaaattaaaaaataatacattttaaaaaaataaaaataaaaaaggcccTCCCCCAAACCCTCTCCCCGTCCAGCACCCCACCCCCACTATCATCTATCAgtcccctacccctaccccctcCCCTGCAGCCCCCAAGGTTGCCATGGCCATTGCAATCAGTGGCGGATCTATGTGTACTCGTGGGGATGGCACGGCACCCGCAGAACTCGGTTGAGACactgtatatatatgcatataatgcAGAAGAATTGAATAGATAATATACTTGCCACCCCATGTATAAAGTGGCAGATAGTGCCACTGACAATATGCAGAAAATACCACCCTATAGAGTGTAGACTAGGGATCAAAACCCTATCAATGCACTGCATTTTTGGCTTCTTCCTTTGCTTGAAGAAAGAGAAGCGGCTTAGCACTTCAGCCACCCCCACTTCATTTTTTGTGTCTTTTTTGATAGATGTGTGTCAAGAGCTTAGTTGTCTTTTTATTCCCTTTTTaggttttttcattaattttatttacttgctatttttgattaatttaaatgggttatttttctttaattaattccTTCTTTTCTAAAACTTTCTCTTGATTAATCTCTTATACTAGTGTTTCATGTGTATTTGTGTGAATTAATGAGTATTAAATCTTAAACGtcacaaaaatattaataagaacatattaaattttttaaaaagttcaagtctataaaattatgcatattattatgttagagatattaaaatttaaagttttagatCGTTTGAACTAAGTGAAGATGATTAAGTTGAagctataatttttaattctttcaaattatatatcTGCAACAACACTCTCAACATATAAAGGTAATGTAATATGAATATATTAAGATAACTGTATCATAtggtttatataaatttaaatttttaaacatgaaacatctctttttctctctcaaagtTTTGAAGAATAAGACCTCTTATatcgaaaaaaaaattaaactgctTAGGAGTTTTTGATCTCAGAATATCTAAAATAAACACTACACATAGGATAGGAGtgtttatttgttcaggttttatatagttaaagatcatatttgtgcactgtcaaaatttAAGGTCAATGATATAATTTAGTATAAGTTTAGAGTCATATTTATGCATTATGTTAAATGAAAAGCATTTGAACTCACATTGAAAATCAGAAAAGGTAAGGGGGAGAGGGGCGATGCAAAAGAATCAATCATACTGAAATATTTTGTTAATTGTAATTAATATAGCATTTATAACTTGATGAAATGAAATGGTGTATAAAGCAAGAACAAGTTACTTGCTTATTTTGTGTGATGTGTCAATTTCAAAATTGAGTCCCTAAAGCTGTAAGTGCAACAAAAACATACTTTCAGTCTCAATATTGAAATTTCAAGTAGTTGTTCCTTGATAAAACAAGgccaaaaattgaaaattgaatataCATCAGATGCAAAACAAAGGAACCACAAAAATGGTTTTAAGAATTATGAGAAGATAAATGTTTCTATCTTCAAATATTTAACAACTATATTTTACCTTTTGAATGCTAAGAGTAATTTGCAAACTAGAATGATTTGTGATTTCTCTTCCTCTCTCTTTTGTTAGTGTTCTTACTTGTAATTGGTACAGCTATGTTTGCTACTATTAACTACAATCTACTATTGACTTTTCATCCAACAAGAAGACAAAGACTTCATAATAGGGTGGTTTTTTTTACTATTGATCACTTTCTTAATTGAATAATTGAGGCAAGAGAGGAAGGGTACTTGTGGGGTGTAATAAGGGGGGACCCAAGCATGGTATATGAAAGGGGTGTGTGTGGTAGCAGAAACTCTGTAGGATTATTAAGTGAAgattaatgaagaaaataaatttcttccaATTTAAGTGTCTTACTTTCGTTTTGTggtttgttttaaaaagaatgtttCTTTCTATATTTAGTTCATTTTTCAATTCCAACAATCTATATGAAAAACTTAAGACTGCAAGATTAAAAGACTATACAgatctttaatttaagattataaaattcaaaagtctCCTTATATATTTTAAGCGTCACATCCTAACTGAAGCAAATACAATATTATTTGATTGTTGAAAAGTAATGAAAAAGACTAGAGTAAGGACACACAGAAGACCAAGACAACACAAGTTGTGTCAGAAGTAATTGATGCAGTTCATTTGTCACCAATCAACCTATTGCTTGCTAGTT of the Capsicum annuum cultivar UCD-10X-F1 chromosome 11, UCD10Xv1.1, whole genome shotgun sequence genome contains:
- the LOC107871020 gene encoding LOW QUALITY PROTEIN: putative disease resistance RPP13-like protein 1 (The sequence of the model RefSeq protein was modified relative to this genomic sequence to represent the inferred CDS: inserted 2 bases in 1 codon); the encoded protein is MDIGLAVGGAFLSSALNALFDRLAPHGDLLKMFQKHKYDVGLLEKLEAILLGLQIFLSDAENKQASDPLMGQWLNKLQSAVDSAENLMEEVNYEALRLQVEGHHQNLAETSNQQVFRLFSEALGGRRSSDDFFLNIKEKLEGTIKSLEELEKQIGRLGLQRYFGSGKKLETRTSTSVVESDVFGRQHEKKELIDRLTSKEASEKNLTVVPIVGMGGMGKTTLAKAAYSDEKVQSHFNLTAWFCVSEPYDACRITKGLLQDMGSFDLKDDNNLNRLQVKLKEKLNGKRFLIVLDDVWSDNYNEWDDLRNIFVHGDIGSKIIVTTRKESVALMIGSGAIYVGTLSDEDSWALFRRHSLENGDPMGHAELAEVGKQIAAKCKGLPLALKTLAGMLRSKSEIEGWRRILKSEIWELPNNDILPALMLSYNELPPHLKPCFSFCAIFPKDYPFRKEQVIHLWIANGLVEQQGDKRIQDLGNQYFNELRSRSLFERVPESSERDGGKFLMHDLVNDLAQTASSKLCVRLEESQGSHMLEQSRHMSYSMGEGGDFEKLKPLSKSEQLRTLLPISIQRLFHPRLSKRVLHNILPSLRSLRALSLSGYVIVELPYALFIKLKLLRFLDLSRTEIKKLPDSICALYNLETLLLSSCDDLEELPPQMEKLINLRHLDISDTSRLKMPLHLSKLKSLQVLVGAKFLLGGWRMEDLGEASYLYESLSVLELENVVDRREAQKAKMREKNSVEKLYLKWSGSIAGNSQTERDILDELCPHTNIKELQISGYRGTQFPNWLADDSFLKLLVQLSLSNCKDCFSLPALGQLPCLKFLSIRKMHRITEVMEEFYGSSSSNKPFNSLEKLEFAEMPEWKQWHVLGNGEFPALQDLSIEDCPKLVGKFPKNLCSLTELIISRCPELNLETPIQLSSLKIFIVSHSPKAGVVFDEAEQFTSQLEGMKQIEVLVIIDCNSLTSLPISTLPSTLKEIRIYGCRKLKLEAPDRSRMISDMFLEVLDLDECDSISSPELVPTARYLRIESCQNXLNFWGCENLEIRGTQMTSLWISRCKNLKRLPERMQELLPSLKDLKLYYCPEIESFPL